A window of Schistosoma mansoni, WGS project CABG00000000 data, supercontig 0164, strain Puerto Rico, whole genome shotgun sequence genomic DNA:
gaaataattttgaaacttCTACTGTAACACTTATGAaacataaatgaatgaatatggtACTCTCAAATGAACTAGTTGCTTCACTTTCTATTTGATTACTATATCTAGCTCTAGTAAGCATGCCAGTGGATTTCAATTAAAACAGTAGCAAAGCTATGAGCAACAAATTTATTTAATGTCCTATACTTAAAATTGATGATTAAGTATATGcaaatataaaattttatgtATATAATTGTATACTAAAGAAAAAGACTGATTAATTTGATTCAGTTATGTAATAATGTtcttaataaacaataaaataacccATTATTTAAACAGTGAAATTTACACTATAGTGCAATAGTTCTATTGATTAATACAGTGAAAACATTAAAGGGCATAGGGTTAGAATAACGTTATAACAAAATAAcacatttattttttcattatagactactaataaaataaaatctaaaaacttAATGTTATTTTTGAATGTTTTACTTTCCTATTGAAGTTTACTTTTGGAGAAAAGAGTTATTCTAGAATTGAACGTTTTACATATCCATCTGTCAAATTATTCCTTTCAAATTCTAAatcactatctatctatctatctaccaaTGAAGTGTATCAGAACATATGTTTGACTTATACATTTTTGAGGGGGGATGACGCATTCCTTATATAAAAATGTGTTTCTAAGGCCAAACAAATTTTTATTATCCTATTACAGTGATATTTCTTCAGAAAAAACCGCTTTATTACTTAACTATTTGACAATACTGATGTCTTTTTTcacaaataattcagaaaaTATTTTCACTCAACAATTAAAAAGTATGTTATTAAGGTCAACAAAACGATAGCGCTGCAAAAACACTAGTCTCTAActttttataaattaatataataacAGGTCTGTATAACATTTCACATATACTACAATTGTAAATAAGTTTTAAACACATTAGCCTTGTTATGTTGAATTTCTCTTTCTTCTCCAAAAAAAATCATAAGTCAGTAAAAACACTCTAATTACTACAGAAACGGGCACATATAGCACCATAGTTTGTCATCCAACATCACAGTTTGATGTGTAATTATGACTCATGATAACAATGAAACAAATAATCCATAAAATATTGGCTTTCAGAGAGATAGAACTTTAACTTCATTGATATATTCATCTAATGAAGTAAGTATTTTGTGTTTACCGATTTAGAATTTGAAGCTCTTTAAAAAAGATTTATTAGGTTGTCTTAATTGGAAGACATCTAATGTTCATCAAGATGAAGTGTCgtatttttttttgataaataaaatttagCGACGAATGATAAAGATTCTTATTTCTCAGTGCATTAATTGACTAATCTTTTTGTGACAACTTTTTTCTAGGTCAGGAATTTAagaatatattatatttttctcAAAGTCAACGGCAAGTACCATCTCATACTATGGAGATATCAACTGTAACATTTGCAGGGTCTTCTCAGAAACCAGTCCCATATATTTCTAAAATAGGTGAACATGAAAAGACTCAGAGTTGTATTACACCATCATCTTCCAAATATGGTGAACCTGGTATTTATCACTTCACTACTAGTCGGATTGAACAGGAATCTAGAATAACACCATTGTATACCTCGGTGAGCACAGCTTCTGGAAATTATGCGCGTAAACATCCAAGGAGATCATTTGATATCGAGAGAGAAAAGTTCCCTTATCAAAGCAGAATACTTGAACATCCATCAATCTGTCCGTATGAATTCTTGAAACAAGAATCATCCACGAGTACTGACCCGACTACTTTCACCTCAAAAACCATTTCACCTATGGAGGGTAAAGCCATAAAATTGCCTGTACCTTTTATAGAACCAGAGATGTATCCCATGAAAACACATAAAGAATCACATTTACAACAACAGAGTCATACACAGTTCACTATTTCATCtacacaaaaaccccttcaaaGACACTATTCAGTTCCTGAAGGGCCGATATTTGAAAGGCCAGATATATACCATATTTCTCATCCAAAATCAGCTCCATCTGAACAAGACTATAATATACCATGCTCCAAAGattattttgatgttttttcTATCAGCCAATCGTCCAGACCATTAAGTACTGAAACGTTTACTAGTTACATGGTGGATTATAGTGCAGCTCCATCTCTTTCTACTGAACCAGGACCATCAACATTGATGTACAAAACATTTACTCCCTCTACCACCACTGTACCTTCCAGTTCAACTAGACAAAGTGGGGAATCTTTGGAAAAACGACGATATTTCTGTCCTGAAGTACAGTGTGGAAAACGATTTGCTCGCCCAGATGAACTTAAACGGCATCATAGAATACATACTGGAACTAAACCCTTTATGTGTAAGTACTGTCCACGTTCATTTGGCCGTTCTGACCATCTAAGAACACATACTCGTTCTCATACTGGTGAACGTCCATATACATGTGAATCTTGTGGACGCAAATTCGCTCGGTCCGATGAACGTACAAGGCATAAAAAAGTTCACAATTGTGGCCTAATTAAAGAGATTCACTCAGGTGAAAGCTCGTTTTCTAACAAAACAGCCCAAATACCATGTCCACAGGAACAGATAGACACATATTCACATGAACAACTGTTAAGTACATCAGTAATTCATACATCAATACAAAGTTCGTATCTGAGTTCCGTTACTTTTCAACCATCTGTTTATACACCGATTCCATGGCAAACCACTTCAATTGAATCTAATCCTAATGTGTCACGATTTCATGATATTTCAATGGAAACTTTATCTCCTTCACCaagttgtcaaccaacaccgatGTTAGGTCTGCCGTATTTGAACATTACGTCATCACAACCTACTCTACCTGAATGGAAAATATACACAATTACTCCACAAACCCATCCAGTTACAACAAGTGATTCTTCATGATCAAAAAAAATCAACATTTGTCAACTATGTACATGATAAATACATGCAACATACAAGTATTATATATTAgctatatttttaattttactaTTCATTAGAACAGTTATAGCGATATCATTCTGAAGGGTTTGATTCAAATTTGAAATAATACTTCATTTTTACGTTGTTTAAAGAATGTTccatttaattattttctaaatagGTTTGTTTTCTTACAAATGATAAACTCTGTTCTCCTTTACTTACTTTTCTTTCcgattttatttttctaaataacACAATATGATGTTGCCTGTGTTCTTTCAATGAAATCATTCATTCCATTCAATAAGAAAAAAGCTTATATGAAAgatgaaattattcaaaatattccaaattTATTAGATATCATTTAATTCCATCGAATTCATCTATCCTAACATTATATGAAGACGAGAAATATAAATTCCCAAAACATACAAATAAACTGAATAACAAAATGACATTCTCCTGATCTGCTTAACTTTTTCTGTCACAATTATAATCCCCATGTATGCttaatttgatattttttttctaatacgAAGGTCCAATATTCAGTATTTCATTACTTTCTTGAATTTACTGTGCAATTTCAATCTTCCTTCTATGGTTATTTACATTTTGAAGAGAATTGCATTTAAGTAATGTTTAAATACTTGCCTTTCTTATTTCTCTATATTCTTTCTTATCTACTTATTATagctttattttttatttattcagattACAAGcaaaataatcatattttattattttttagttACCAACATTAAAATTATAGAAGATTAAAGAGATAGGTAGGTATCAAACCAAAcgaataacaaaaaaaagaatgattattttgaaattttattttcactatTAAAGTGATTGATACGAATGCACATTTTAACCTTGAACTAACCATCTTG
This region includes:
- a CDS encoding early growth response protein, putative: MEISTVTFAGSSQKPVPYISKIGEHEKTQSCITPSSSKYGEPGIYHFTTSRIEQESRITPLYTSVSTASGNYARKHPRRSFDIEREKFPYQSRILEHPSICPYEFLKQESSTSTDPTTFTSKTISPMEGKAIKLPVPFIEPEMYPMKTHKESHLQQQSHTQFTISSTQKPLQRHYSVPEGPIFERPDIYHISHPKSAPSEQDYNIPCSKDYFDVFSISQSSRPLSTETFTSYMVDYSAAPSLSTEPGPSTLMYKTFTPSTTTVPSSSTRQSGESLEKRRYFCPEVQCGKRFARPDELKRHHRIHTGTKPFMCKYCPRSFGRSDHLRTHTRSHTGERPYTCESCGRKFARSDERTRHKKVHNCGLIKEIHSGESSFSNKTAQIPCPQEQIDTYSHEQLLSTSVIHTSIQSSYLSSVTFQPSVYTPIPWQTTSIESNPNVSRFHDISMETLSPSPSCQPTPMLGLPYLNITSSQPTLPEWKIYTITPQTHPVTTSDSS